One genomic window of Podarcis muralis chromosome 9, rPodMur119.hap1.1, whole genome shotgun sequence includes the following:
- the RXFP1 gene encoding relaxin receptor 1: MPFSCFFLFLAIEVNALHAAAGTQDFGFGIACPLGYFPCGNITKCLPQPFHCNGIDDCGNHADEENCGDNSGWSQQLDAIYDKKAFQYSLDLETDECLVGSVPIECLCRGLELDCDGAGLLVIPSVSSNVTLMSLKGNQLRKLIANVFKKYQDLQYLYLQNNNISFVSGHAFRGLYNLTKLYLSHNKITFLKPHVFEDLHKLEWLIIENNTIKCVSPLTFYGLNSLILLVLMNNSLAQLPDKHLCQHMPRINWLDFEGNHIHNFRNVTFISCSSLTVLVLRRNKISSVNENSFSALQRLAELDLANNKIESLPRHLFKDLKELSQLNLSYNPIQKIEANQFDYLIKLNSLSLEGIEITNIQRRMFSPLKELSHIYFKKFQYCGYAPHVRSCKPNTDGISSFENLLASIIQRVFVWVVSAVTCFGNIFVICMRPYIQSENKLHALSIMSLCCADCLMGIYLFMIGAFDLKYRGEYNKHAQLWMDSIHCQLVGSLAVLSTEVSVLLLTYLTLEKYICIVYPFRFLRPGKYRTISILVLIWMIGFVVAFIPLSNKDFFHNYYGTNGVCFPLHSEQSESTGGQIYSVIIFLGVNLVAFIIIVFSYGSMFYSVHQTAITAMEIQNHVKKEMTLAKRFFFIVFTDALCWIPIFTLKLLSLLHVEIPGSITSWVVIFILPINSALNPLLYTLTTRPFKEMINQVWHNYKQRRSLGGKNNQKMYGPSFIWVEMWPTEDTSPELTNPANFTDSSES, from the exons ATGCCATTTAGTTGCTTCTTCTTATTCTTAGCTATTGAAGTGAATG ctCTTCATGCTGCTGCAGGAACTCAGGATTTTGGATTTGGAATTGCATGTCCTCTTGGCTATTTCCCTTGTGGGAATATCACAAAATGTTTGCCTCAGCCCTTTCACTGCAATGGGATAGATGACTGTGGGAATCACGCAGATGAAGAGAACTGTG GTGATAACAGTGGATGGTCTCAGCAGCTGGATGCAAtttatgataaaaaggcttttcAATATTCCTTGGACTTGGAAACAGATGAATGCT TGGTTGGTTCTGTGCCAATAGAATGTTTGTGCCGTGGTTTAGAGCTTGACTGCGATGGTGCTGGTTTGCTCGTCATTCCTTCGGTCTCTTCTAATGTAACTTTgat GTCCCTAAAAGGGAATCAGCTGAGAAAGCTTATTGCCAATGTTTTCAAAAAATATCAGGATCTTCAATACCT GtaccttcaaaataataatataagttTTGTGTCAGGACATGCTTTCAGAGGACTCTACAATCTGACAAAGCT ATATCTGAGTCACAACAAGATAACCTTTTTGAAACCCCACGTCTTTGAAGATCTACATAAACTTGAATGGCT CATAAttgaaaacaatacaataaaatgtgtCTCACCACTAACCTTTTATGGGCTGAACTCACTAATTCTCCT AGTTCTGATGAACAATTCTCTTGCCCAGTTGCCTGATAAACATCTTTGTCAACATATGCCAAGGATAAACTGGCT gGACTTTGAAGGCAACCATATCCACAATTTCAGGAACGTCACTTTCATCTCCTGTAGCAGTTTAACAGTCCT CGTTTTGAGAAGAAACAAAATCAGCTCTGTAAATGAAAATAGCTTCTCTGCTCTTCAGAGATTAGCTGAACT AGACTTGGCTAACAACAAGATCGAATCGCTTCCTCGACACCTATTTAAGGATCTGAAAGAACTCTCACAGCT AAATCTTTCATACAATCCAATCCAGAAAATAGAAGCAAACCAGTTTGATTATCTTATTAAACTCAATTCACT AAGCCTAGAAGGCATTGAAATTACAAATATCCAAAGAAGAATGTTCAGCCCACTTAAAGAGCTTTCCCATAT atatttcaaaaaattccaGTATTGTGGCTATGCTCCCCATGTACGCAGCTGCAAACCAAATACTGACGGAATCTCCTCCTTTGAGAACCTCTTGGCCAGCATTATACAGAGAGTATTTGTCTGGGTTGTGTCTGCTGTCACTTGCTTCGGGAACATCTTTGTCATCTGCATGCGGCCTTACATTCAGTCGGAGAACAAACTCCATGCCCTGTCGATAATGTCACTCTGCT GTGCAGATTGCCTCATGGGAATATACTTGTTTATGATTGGAGCCTTTGACCTGAAATATCGTGGGGAGTACAATAAGCATGCTCAGTTGTGGATGGACAGTATCCATTGTCAGCTGGTGGGATCTCTGGCTGTTCTATCTACAGAAGTATCCGTTTTATTGCTAACCTACCTGACTTTGGAAAAATACATCTGCATAGTTTACCCATTTAGATTCTTGAGGCCAGGAAAATATAGGACAATTTCCATATTAGTTCTCATCTGGATGATAGGGTTTGTAGTTGCTTTTATTCCACTCAGCAATAAGGATTTTTTCCATAACTACTATGGCACTAATGGTGTCTGTTTCCCTCTCCACTCTGAGCAGTCTGAAAGTACTGGAGGTCAGATTTATTCTGTCATAATTTTCCTAG GTGTAAATTTGGTAGCGTTTATCATCATAGTATTCTCCTATGGAAGTATGTTTTATAGCGTCCATCAGACAGCGATTACTGCAATGGAAATCCAGAATCATGTGAAGAAAGAGATGACCCTTGCCAAACGCTTTTTCTTCATCGTATTTACGGATGCACTATGCTGGATACCCATATTTACACTAAAATTGCTTTCCTTACTTCACGTAGAAATTCCAG GTTCTATAACTTCCTGGGTTGTGATTTTCATATTACCAATAAATAGTGCCTTGAACCCTCTTCTCTACACATTAACCACCAGGCCTTTCAAGGAAATGATTAATCAAGTTTGGCACAATTACAAACAAAGAAGATCCTTGGGAGGCAAAAACAACCAGAAAATGTATGGTCCATCATTTATCTGGGTAGAGATGTGGCCTACGGAAGATACCTCACCAGAGTTGACAAATCCTGCCAATTTTACAGATTCCTCTGAGAGTTAA